A stretch of the Staphylococcus sp. IVB6181 genome encodes the following:
- a CDS encoding helix-turn-helix domain-containing protein, which yields MENINEVVAYNLYKYRKAKNLSLEKISKLTNVSKTVLNKIEKGEGNPTINTLVNLANGIQIPISNLITKKESSIQFIDNKYINPIHSIDKTVTVCPYFPYDKNKNFEMFSMNFEMDGFLYSKGHEENSREFIIVNKGILKIKVGKHVSIVKEKQAISFESDSEHSYFNIGEGVLELTATIQY from the coding sequence TTGGAAAATATAAATGAGGTTGTTGCCTATAATTTATACAAATATAGAAAAGCCAAAAATTTAAGTTTGGAAAAAATCTCTAAACTTACAAATGTGAGTAAAACTGTATTAAATAAAATTGAAAAAGGGGAAGGTAACCCGACAATAAATACATTAGTTAATTTAGCTAATGGGATTCAAATACCAATATCTAATTTAATTACTAAGAAAGAATCATCAATTCAATTTATAGACAATAAATATATTAATCCTATTCATAGTATTGATAAAACAGTAACTGTCTGTCCGTATTTTCCTTACGATAAAAATAAAAATTTTGAAATGTTCAGCATGAATTTCGAAATGGATGGATTTTTGTATTCAAAGGGACATGAAGAGAATTCCAGAGAATTTATAATAGTCAATAAAGGTATACTAAAGATAAAAGTAGGGAAACATGTTAGTATCGTTAAAGAAAAGCAAGCTATATCTTTTGAATCAGATTCAGAGCATAGTTATTTTAATATAGGTGAAGGAGTTTTAGAATTGACTGCTACTATTCAATATTAG
- a CDS encoding MFS transporter: MKRNTDTSINWLLFIGVLLIGANLRAPITSVGVALHSIKETFSISNGLLSVIAVIPLVAFAIISLFASKISEIFGMNRTLFVALILIFVGIVLRSITILPFLYIGTILIGIGIAFGNVLTPGVIKSHFPLRIGIMTAYYTVVMNIFGSLASFVTAPILTASNYNIALGIIGVITVLTILIWTFQLKHNQKSNNIHMVNNTNVWKHSIAWQITLLMGSQSLIFYSLINWLPQYLLTYDISSNLAGLYLAILQLAIIPLTFITPIIITKLKSQIGVTIFTGTLFIAGILIMMFTPRMSLYALIIIGIASGIAFGLVNTFFSLRTKDGITAAKLSGMAQAIGYSFASLGPLLFGVLHDISGSWTPSLSVLLIAAILITIISSGAGRNIQI, translated from the coding sequence ATGAAAAGAAATACAGATACATCTATAAACTGGCTTCTTTTTATAGGTGTTTTACTCATAGGTGCTAATTTAAGAGCACCTATTACATCTGTGGGTGTGGCCTTACATTCAATAAAAGAAACTTTTTCGATTTCTAATGGTTTGCTTAGTGTTATAGCAGTCATTCCATTAGTTGCTTTTGCAATAATTTCACTTTTTGCTTCTAAAATAAGTGAAATTTTTGGTATGAATAGAACATTGTTTGTTGCCCTTATTTTAATTTTTGTAGGAATTGTTTTAAGAAGTATTACCATACTGCCGTTTCTATATATAGGAACAATTTTAATAGGTATTGGAATTGCATTTGGCAATGTTTTAACACCGGGTGTCATTAAATCCCATTTTCCTCTTAGAATTGGAATAATGACAGCATATTATACAGTAGTAATGAATATATTTGGTAGCTTGGCTTCATTTGTAACAGCTCCTATTTTAACAGCTTCTAATTACAATATCGCTTTAGGAATAATAGGAGTGATAACTGTACTTACAATTTTGATTTGGACGTTTCAGCTTAAACACAATCAAAAAAGTAATAATATCCATATGGTTAATAACACTAATGTTTGGAAGCATTCTATAGCTTGGCAAATTACATTACTAATGGGTAGTCAATCTTTAATATTTTATTCACTTATAAATTGGTTACCACAATATCTCTTAACATATGACATATCTTCAAATCTTGCTGGGTTATATCTTGCTATATTACAGCTCGCAATTATTCCCTTGACCTTTATCACTCCAATAATAATAACAAAGTTGAAATCTCAAATAGGGGTTACAATATTTACAGGAACTTTATTTATAGCAGGTATTCTGATTATGATGTTTACGCCTCGGATGTCTCTATATGCTTTAATTATTATTGGCATTGCTAGTGGCATAGCTTTTGGACTGGTTAACACCTTCTTTAGTTTAAGAACTAAGGATGGTATTACTGCAGCTAAATTATCAGGCATGGCTCAAGCAATTGGATATTCATTTGCTTCTTTAGGACCACTACTTTTTGGTGTCTTACATGATATTTCAGGATCATGGACACCTTCTTTGAGTGTACTGCTAATCGCCGCTATATTAATTACAATAATAAGCTCTGGAGCAGGAAGAAATATACAGATATAG
- a CDS encoding alpha-1/alpha-2 family phenol-soluble modulin, producing MVADIIGGIIKLIKTLIDTFA from the coding sequence ATGGTTGCTGATATTATCGGCGGAATTATTAAACTTATTAAGACACTCATTGACACTTTTGCTTAA
- a CDS encoding ParA family protein codes for MTRVITVNNFKGGVSKTSTTNAIAYILSQKLNYRTLVIDLDPQADATETLLLTFDGETDLTLYESLAEELNVENCLVTLYENLDLIPSDFNMIGFPNLLEDLGYDRFNGAKVINNFIAPIKGNYDIILIDTPQLFQITAAMLFMRVIIA; via the coding sequence ATGACGAGAGTAATTACAGTAAATAATTTTAAGGGCGGAGTGTCAAAGACATCGACCACTAACGCAATAGCTTATATATTATCTCAGAAATTAAACTATAGGACATTAGTCATTGATTTGGATCCGCAAGCTGATGCAACAGAAACTCTCTTGTTAACATTTGATGGCGAAACGGATTTAACTTTATATGAATCTTTAGCAGAAGAATTAAATGTCGAAAACTGTCTTGTAACATTATATGAAAATTTAGATTTAATCCCTTCTGATTTCAACATGATTGGCTTCCCGAATTTGTTAGAGGACTTAGGTTATGACCGTTTCAATGGGGCAAAGGTCATTAATAATTTTATCGCACCTATTAAAGGAAATTACGATATTATACTCATTGATACACCACAACTATTTCAGATTACAGCAGCAATGCTATTTATGCGTGTGATTATAGCTTGA
- a CDS encoding VOC family protein — MEFYQMPMFNKVLVKDIEKAEKWYEKTIGFKSVFKFRNDKNEVLMNHLRLEKYQDLMLISQTNFEVGNSIYLNILVKDIEEKSKNISQKFIVSQLEEQPWNAKEMTIKDPDGHLITLTQSNISDTDFEKLMKQTSKDY; from the coding sequence ATGGAATTTTATCAAATGCCAATGTTTAATAAAGTGTTAGTTAAAGACATTGAAAAAGCAGAGAAATGGTATGAAAAAACAATTGGTTTTAAAAGTGTTTTTAAATTTAGAAATGATAAAAACGAAGTGCTAATGAATCATTTAAGACTAGAAAAATATCAAGACTTAATGCTAATTTCTCAAACAAATTTTGAAGTTGGAAACTCAATATATTTAAACATCTTAGTAAAAGATATCGAAGAAAAGTCCAAAAATATTTCACAAAAATTTATAGTAAGCCAATTAGAAGAACAACCATGGAACGCTAAAGAAATGACAATAAAAGATCCAGATGGACACTTAATCACACTGACTCAATCAAATATTAGCGATACTGATTTTGAAAAATTAATGAAACAAACTTCTAAAGATTATTAG
- a CDS encoding recombinase family protein yields the protein MIIGYARVSSIDQNLERQLDNLKTFGVEKIFTEKQSGKSVENRPVFQEALNFVRMGDRFVVESIDRLGRNYDEIIETVNYLKEKDVQLMITSLPMMNEVIGNPLLDKFMKDLIVQILAMVSEQERNESKRRQAQGIQVAKEKDVYKGRPLLYSPNAKDPQKRVIYHRVVEMLKEGQAISKIAKEVNITRQTIYRIKKDNDLV from the coding sequence ATGATTATAGGTTATGCGAGAGTATCGTCGATAGACCAAAATTTAGAAAGACAATTAGATAATTTAAAGACATTTGGTGTGGAGAAAATCTTTACAGAGAAGCAATCAGGCAAGTCAGTTGAAAATAGACCTGTATTTCAAGAAGCTCTTAATTTTGTAAGAATGGGAGATCGATTCGTTGTGGAGTCAATAGATCGTTTAGGACGTAACTATGATGAAATTATTGAAACTGTGAATTATTTAAAAGAAAAAGACGTGCAGCTAATGATTACAAGTTTACCTATGATGAATGAAGTGATCGGTAATCCATTATTAGATAAGTTTATGAAAGATTTAATTGTTCAAATTTTAGCAATGGTTTCAGAACAAGAGAGAAACGAAAGTAAACGTCGACAAGCACAAGGAATTCAAGTTGCGAAAGAAAAAGATGTTTATAAAGGACGACCTTTACTTTATTCGCCAAACGCGAAAGATCCTCAAAAGCGTGTTATCTATCATCGAGTTGTCGAAATGTTAAAAGAAGGCCAAGCAATTAGTAAAATTGCGAAAGAAGTAAATATCACAAGGCAGACAATTTACAGAATAAAAAAAGATAATGATTTGGTTTAA
- a CDS encoding beta-class phenol-soluble modulin, with translation MSGIVDAISQAVQSGLEQDWVTMGTNIAKALVQGIDVIAGFFG, from the coding sequence ATGTCAGGTATTGTAGATGCTATCAGTCAAGCAGTTCAATCAGGTCTAGAGCAAGATTGGGTAACAATGGGAACTAATATCGCTAAAGCATTAGTACAAGGTATTGATGTTATTGCTGGTTTCTTTGGTTAA